AAAAGTCCGACTTCGTCCTGCGCCGATGTTTGGATACGAACGCCGTGGTCACCGGCGGCCAGCTGACTGGCTGCCTTGGCCATGTCCGACAACGGTTTTGTCAGCCCGCGTGCCAACCACACGCTTAGCGCGACGGCGATGAGAAACGCACTTCCGAACGCAAGAGCCAGATTGTGCTGTAACTTGCCCAACTCCTGTTCCAACATTGTCATCGGAAGCCCGAGCCTCAGAAAAATCGAATAGGTCGGGTCGCCATCCCGTTTCAACCCGACCGCTCGATACAACGTTCGCTGGCCGGTCGTGTGGCTCATGCGGAGATCGGTTCCGAATCCGGAGGCGATCGCGCTTTGAATTTCAGGCCTCGTTCGATGATTTTCGACAGCTGCCAGTTCTCGATCAGGGACGGCACTGTCGGCCAAAACCGATCCATCCGCCGCCACGAGCGTGATACGCACGAGGGCCAACGAACTCAAATCGCGGACGATCGCTTGGAGTTGTGTTGTGGGCGGCAGAGGGCTGGGACCCAGAAGAAGAGGTTGCAATTGATGAGCGACGAGCTGGGTCCGGACTTCCAGGGTTTGACTCGACTGAGCAATCTCCTGTTGCTTGATCGACTGAGCGGCGAGAAGACCGGCAGTGATGAGTCCGCAGGCGAGCACCACCAGCGTGGCGAGCGTCACCTTCCATCGGATGGGGAGAGTCATGCCGTCCGGTCCGCTTCTTTCAACTTATATCCTATCGATTTGACCGAGGTGATGGCTTCGTTCAGGAGCGGAATTTTTTGTTTCAGGCGGCGGATATGGACGTCGACGGTCCGAGTCGTACCGTAATAATCATACCCCCACACGGTGTTGAGAAGCACCTCGCGTGTGAGAACGCGGCCCGGGTTTCGCAACAGATGCTCAAGAAGTCCGAATTCTTTCGCCGTCAAGGGAATGTCTTTATTGTTCAGAGTAACCTCGTGACGGGCCAAGTCCATGACCAGGCGTCCATATTGGTATCGAGTCAGACGTTCGTCGGGTTTGCGATCAAGTCGACGAAAGAGCGCTTTGACACGTGCCATCAGCGCTTTTGGACTGAAAGGCTTGGTGACATAATCATCAGCGCCCAACTCAAGACCGATCACGGTATCCGACTCCTCGGCTTTGGCCGTCAACATGATGATGGGCAGCATCGCCGTTTCTGGAGCCGAACGAAGCCGTTTGCAGACCTCAAGTCCGTCGAGTTCGGGAAGCATTAAATCAAGGATGATCAGATCGGGCTTCTCCTGCTTAACCTGCTTCAAACCTTCTGAACCGGTCGCTGCCGTGACAGTTCGGAATCCCTCTTTCTCCAGATACAATTTGACCAATTGCAGGATGTCCTGTTCGTCCTCGACGATGAGAATCTTCTTTAACGGTGCGGGCGACATGGTGAATAGGTCCAGCCTACGGGGCCGTGAAAACCCTGTCAAGAGACGGAATCTGCCGGAGGACGGGCAAAACTGTTGACGGAACCTGCTGATCTGACGTAAGGTAAACGAGACGACCATGTTGGCTTGGCGTGAGGGCGACCAATGCTATCGGGCTATGAGGGAGAGCGGATCACGATGAAGATTTATCTTGCCAACCCGCGAGGATTCTGTGCCGGCGTCGATCGGGCGATCGATATTGTTGACCTGTCGCTGAAGAAATATGGTGCGCCGATTTATGTGCGACACGAAATCGTCCATAGCCGGCATGTCGTGAATTCGCTCCGTCAGAAGGGGGCTGTGTTCGTCGAAGAATTGAGCGAAGTTCCGGAAGGCTCGGTGGTGATTTTCAGCGCGCACGGTGTGGCGAAGTCGGTTTGGGAGGAAGCGCATCACCGACGATTGCACGTCATCGATGCGACGTGCCCTCTTGTGATCAAAGTTCACAATGAGGTGAACCGTGATTACACGCAAGGGTACGATCTCATTCTTATCGGCCACGCGGGCCATCCCGAGGTGATCGGAACACTCGGTCAGATCCCGGACAAGTTTCACCTCGTGTCCTCGGTCGAAGATGTACGAAATCTGCAGGTCGAGAACACCACGAACCTGTCGTATGTCACCCAGACGACACTCAGCGTGGACGAATGCCGAGATATCGTCGGTGCCCTCCACCAACGGTTTCCCCACATCAAGGGGCCCCACCAGGAAGACATCTGTTACGCCACACAGAACCGTCAAAACGCGGTCAAAGAACTGGCCAAGTTGGTCGATGTCATCCTGGTCATCGGCTCCCCGAATAGCTCTAATTCCAATCGCTTGCGGGAGTTGGGGGAACACTGCGGGATTGTTTCCTATTTGATTGACTCCGCATCCGATATCGACCCGGTCTGGCTCAAGAACGTGAAAGCGGTGGGAATTACCGCCGGGGCATCGGCCCCCGAAGTGTTGGTAGAGGAAGTTGTAGCCTACCTGAAGACCTATGGCACGGCTGAAGTTGAAGATCTCACTGTGATCGAGGAAGACGTCGAATTTCTTCTTCCGAAGGAACTCATCACAATCGAATCGTCGAAGAAACCAGTGGCGATCCAAGCAGGCTAGTCTTTTCCCTTCCCTTACACTCAACCGTCAAAATATTGTGGGCTTTTTAACAAAGCCCACTACAGGCAGTATTTTTCTTTGATTTTTCGTAAGGTCTTGTGTTACAAGACCCCCGTTTGTCTGGTTCATTCAGGCTGGCCATACCACCCCTGAAAAGGAGTCGCCATGTACCTGAAATCGCTCGAAATGCTGGGCTTTAAATCGTTCCACGAGGCCCGCATCGAATTTCCGGACGGCGTCACGGCCATCGTCGGACCCAACGGGAGCGGTAAGAGCAATGTCGTCGATGCCATCCTCTGGGTACTTGGGGAACAGAGTACAAAAACGCTCCGCAGCGAGAAGATGGAAGACGTCATCTTCAACGGGACCGAACTGCGGAAACCCCTTGGGATGGCGGAGGTGTCATTGGTGATCAGCGAATTGGATCGGATCAACGTCGATCCTTTGTCTGGGCTATCGAGTCAATTGGCCGAATTTCAGGAACTCATGATTACGCGCCGTCTCTACCGGAACGGCGACAGCGAATATCTAATCAACAAGACGCCCTGTCGCCTTAAAGACATCCGGAGCGCGTTGCTCGACACGCGCGCAGGCACCAAAGGGCACACGGTTATTGCCCAGGGACAAATTGATCAGATTCTCAACTCCTCTCCGCAAGACCGTCGCGAGTTGATCGAAGAAACGGCCGGCATCATCCGCTACAAGAAACAGAAGGCAGAAGCTTTGCGCAAACTCGACACCACACAGCAGAATCTCTTACGCGTGCGCGATATCATTGCCGAAGTCAAGAAGCAGCTGAATGCCTTGGAACGGCAGGCGCGGCAGGCGCGTTCGTATCAGACGCTCCAGCAGGAGGCGAAATCCCTTGAGATCCAATTGTTGACGCATGAATACCGAACGCTCCGAGCGACCATGAAAGGTGTAGAAGCTGAACTCCAGACATGCGCTCAACAGGAATCAGGAGAAGCGGCCGAGCAGGCGCGGCTTGTGGCTGCGCTCGAACAGGTACGACTTACGGTGTTCGAGGCGAATGACAGGATCGCCCGTGTGCACGAAGAGTTAACGACAGTCGAGCAGCAACAGGCGCAAGCGCTGACGGCGGCTGAAGTGGAGCGGAATCGAGGCGGTCTCTTTGAAGAGCAGTTGTTGCAAGGGAAACAGGAACTCGACCGACTCGCGGAAGAACGACGCCGTCTACGATCGGAGACGGAAGCCATAGAGGAAGCTCTCGTGACCTTGGAGCGCGAATCTTCGGAACGGGAACAGACCGTGACTGCGCTCGACCGTGAGATGAAAACATTACTCCATCAACGGTCCACAACAGTGGCGGAAGAAGAACGGGGCCGACTCGACGTCCTCAACCTGACCGTCCTAGTTGCACATGCAGAACAGGGCTTGGTTCAATTAGCAACGCGCAAGCAAGACATAGCCGGGCGCGACGAACGATTGACAAGAGAGCGAGGGGAAACCGAGGCCCAACAAGCTGCGGCACATGATCGACATCTGCAGCTTCAAGCCTCCTGCCGTGAAGCCGAGCAATTGGTAGAGACTCTCCGCCAGCAGCATCAGCAGGTCGTGCAGCAGAATGACCGCGCGGCAGAAGACTTGGTGGTGATCGACCAACAACTACTGCGTCAATCGGAAGAGTTGGCTGCGGTAGACTCTCACCTGCGGGCACTGCAGGGTGTGTTGCAGGAAGACATGGGGTATGGCCGTTGTGGACAGGAAGAAGCCACCGCCCTCAAAGCCTGCACCGGTGTGCACGACGCGGTGGCGGAATGGTTGATCATCCCGCCGGGCCTTGACCGCGCGGTGGACGCTATTCTCGGTGAACGGGTACGTGGATGGTTTGTCGATGGGCTTGCAGCGGCTACCCACGCCATCGGCTTTTTGAAAGGCAACGATCTTGGGCGAGGCACGTTCATCCCTCAACAGCCGCGCTGGACCGGCCGAACTTCTTCCTTGGAAACCTGGTGGCCGACAATCAAGGATCAACCCGGTGTCGTGGGGCGTGCGGTCGACCTAATCAAGGCGGAGCACCACCGCGAGGAAACGCGAAACTACCTCTTCGATCGTGTTGTCATTGTGGACTCGCTGGAAACGGCGACTCGGCTTTGGGAACAGCATTCGTGGTCGGCACCAGACGGCCCCGTGCTCGTGACTGGTGCGGGAGAAATTCTCGACCCTGCGGGAGTGATGACAGGCGGACAGGTGAGTACCACAGGAGGGTTACTCCAGCGACGTCGAGAGGTTCTCGATCTCGATGCCAAGCGAGAACGATTGGTTGCTGCTGTGGAAGAGGGCAGGCAACGCCGGGAGCAGCTCCTTGCTCACGCCGTGGGCTTCAAGGAAGAGTTACGGCGGCTGGCCGATGCACTCCGCGATGCCGAGATGCGAGCGTTGTCTCTCCAAAAAGATGCGGTCGGGATCGGGCACATACTGGGAGAGCTGGCGCAGCGGATCGACACACTGACGAGTGATGCAACCCAACATTCGCGCGAGGGCCGGCAACTGGATCAAGAAATACGTTCCGGCGAAGCCCAGTTTGCGCAGTGGAAAAGCGAAAAACTCGGTCAAGAAACCGGGCTTGGACAGGTGCGGGCACGACTCAGCCAGATCGACCACCGTGTACAAGTGCTGCGACAAGAGCTGACAGAGGCACAGTTGATTGCCCAAGGCCTCAGGACGACCTCTGAACATCGACAGGAGGATCTGTTGCGCCTTCGGCAGGCTCAAGTCGAGGCTGATACGCGTGTCGAAGCTCTCACCCGCCAGATCGAAAGTCTCGTCACTTCGATTGAACAATGTCGGGCGGATCGGCTCAGACAGGAGACCTTGCGCCAGGAGCTGGGGCAGACAGCGGTCCAGATCAAGGCTCGACTGGTTGAAGCACAGGAGCAGCAAGCGCAAGACATGGTAACTGCCCGACAGCTTGAGAGCGGACTCGATCAAGTACACCAACGGATCACCTCGATTCGCGAGGCTCGGATGCTGGTGGAAGTACGGCGAGCTGAGGTCAAAACTCAACTCGGTACAGTGGAGTCCACTCTCCTCGGGACGTATCAGGTTGACCTCCGTCTGCTGGCAGAAGGGATGCCCGCGACCTTAACAGTCGAGCCTGGTGGCGATGCCGAGCCAACGGCGAACGAGCCGGCGCTACGAGAACAGCTCCAGAAGGTCCGAGACCGACTCGATCGGATGGGGCCGATCAATCTTGCTGCGATCAGCGAGCATCAAGAGTTGGAGGAACGGTTTCGTTTCCTCTCCACTCAAGAGCAGGACCTGGCCGCGTCCATCAGCTCGCTCAAGGAAATTATTCAGCGCATCAACCGAACGACCAAGGAGATGTTCGTCAATACCTTTGCCGAGTTGCAGCAGAAATTCGGCGATGTCTTCGCCAAGTTTTTCCCCGGTGGTCGTGCAGAGCTCCAATTGGTGGAAAGTCCTCCGGATGAGACGGATGAAAACCGCGGCCCCCAGGAACCAGGGGTGGAAATCGTCGCCCAACCTCCAGGCAAACGCCTGAAGAGTATTGCGATGCTGTCCGGGGGGGAGAAAACCTTGACGGCCATGGCTCTGCTCTTCGCGAGCTTTCTGATCAGACCTACACCGTTCTGCATCCTCGACGAAATCGATGCACCGCTCGATGAGGAGAACATCGGACGCTTTACCGGCGTGTTGTGCGAGCTGGCCCAGGATGCGCAATTCATGGTCATTACCCACAATAAACGGACGATGGCCATCGCGGATTCCTTGTTCGGGGTGACGATGGAAGAGCCGGGAATCTCAAAACTTGTTTCCGTCCGGTTGACCGATTTACAGCCTGCCTAGGCGACGATCCAACAAAAATCCTCGTAGTTCAGAGGACTTCCACTTCTTCAATTCTTGACTTGAGGGAGGGCGTCTGTTATAAGCCCAGCGATAGGCAGCTCCCCGAGTGTGCAGACTCGTTCCGTCTCGTCCTGGCAGCGGAATCAGTCGTTCTCGCGTTCCCGTCTGCCTTGGGTGTTTCCCAGATTAGAAGCACGATGAAACTGTTTCGAACCATATTCACCCGTCTGTCGGATGGCCTTTTCGCGTCCGTCCCGGAAAAATTCCGCCTCGTAGCGGAATTTTCAAAGACCCCGGCCTTGCGCCTCATCTCGGAAAAATCTACGTCTCCCGCCACGGTCGACACGCCGGGTCGGCGTGCTAGCGGGCACTCAGGTGGTCAGGTCGAGGCTATTGATGATGCAGTGCGTCGGAGCCAGGCGTGGTTTATGGCACGGCAGCATACATCCGAAGGCTGCTGGGTCGCTGAGCTCGAGGCGGACACGACGCTGACTTCCGAATACCTCATGCTTCGAAGATTCCTCGATCGGGTTGATCTCGAACGAGAACGTAAGGCGGTCCGCTATCTCCGTTCAACGCAATTACCGGACGGCGGATGGCCGATTTACTACGGAGGTCCTTCGGAGATCAGTGCGTCGGTGAAGGCCTACTTCGCGTTGAAGCTCAGCGGCGTATCGGCGCAGGAGCCTTTCATGGTGCGAGCAAAGGATTGCATCCTCGCGAAAGGCGGAGTCGTCCAGGTGAACGTTTTCACGAAGATCGCCCTGGCGCTGTTTGGTCAGTACGATTGGCAAGGCATCCCGAGTATGCCTCCCGAAATCATGCTGCTGCCGAAGCGGTTTTATTTCAGCATCTATGCGATATCGTACTGGTCGCGCGCGGTCTTGATTCCATTACTCATTGTGTTTGCAGACCAGCCTGTCTGCCGCATCCCTCAAGAAGAGGGTATCGACGAACTCTATGTCACCCCACGGACGCAGATTCGGTATCGCCGGTTTCCTCCGTTCAACAAAGATCAAGGGTGGTTTACCCCGCACAATCTTTTTGTGGTGCTAGATGCCGTGCTGAAAGTGTATGACCGGATGCCGGTCAGTTGGCTGCGTGAGAAGGCTCTCCACAGTGCGGCCACATGGATGTTGGAGCACATCAAAGGAAGCGGCGGACTCGGGGCGATTTATCCCGCCATGGCGAATTCGATCGTGGCGCTCAGGTGTTTGGGCTATCAAGTTGACGACCCGCTCGTGCAGAAAGCGCTCCGCGAGATCGAAGACCTGGAAGTCTACGACAGCATCGGGAGCGGCGAGCAGCGGGTTGAGACGATGCATCTCCAACCCTGCCACTCTCCGATTTGGGATACGTCGGTGTTGATGAATGCCTTGGTCGAAGCCGGGATGGCTCAGGACCATCCGTCGCTGCAGAAGGCCTGTACGTATCTCGTATCAAGGCAGACCAGGACGGTCGGGGATTGGAAGTTCTCATCCCCCAACGCCGAACCGGGCGGCTGGTATTTCCAGTTTGAAAACGAACTGTATCCCGATGTGGACGATTCCGCGGTGGTCTTGATGGCCTTGTCTAAGGTCCACGTGGCTCAGACAGCCGAATTACGGGACTCCATCCGGCGAGGGATGAACTGGGTGCTCGCCATGCAAGGATCGGACGGGGGGTGGGGCGCCTATGACAAGGACAACAATCGCATCGTCTTCAACTATATTCCGTTCGCCGACCACCATGCGTTGCTCGACCCCAGTACGGCCGACCTGACCGGGCGTTGCCTGGAAATGCTGGCCGCGCTGGGCTATGACCAGACTCATCCGGCCGTTGCACCGGCGTTGGCGTTCCTCAAGCGGGAGCAGGAGGAGGATGGCAGTTGGTATGGCCGCTGGGGAGTCAATTATATCTATGGCACTTGGTCCGTGTTGGCCGGTCTACGGGCGATCGGCGAAGATCTGTCGCAGCCGTACATTCGCCGTGCGGTCTCCTGGCTCGAATCGAAGCAGAATCCGGACGGTGGCTGGGGGGAGTCTTGCCTATCCTACGGAGAGTTCGAGTCGAGGGGGGAGGGAGAGAGTTGCCCATCACAAACCGCCTGGGCCCTCATGGCTTTGATGTCTGCTGGCATCACAGATGCCTTCAGCGTGGTTCGAGGGGTTCAGTATCTCCTTCGGCATCAAATGAAGGATGGGTCGTGGGAAGAAGTGCGCCATACCGGCACTGGGTTCCCGCGCGTGTTCTATTTGCGCTATCACTGGTATTGCCAATACTTTCCGCTTTGGGCACTCGCCATGTATAGGAATTTACGGACACGCGGAAGGATGCGCGCCGATGACATACGCAGGCAGGTAATGATCTCCGGGTGCTATCGGTCGGATCGTTGACGATCGCGCCAGCCCAATCCACTGGTTGTGTTCGTGCCCATTCCACTCCTGCCGTCACACGCATCGCAGTATTCGTTGCCACTCGCTGGGAGTTCCGCGCCCTTCATTCCGCTCTTTCACTCGACGAGACGACGATTCTTGGAAGCATCCGCTGTGGCAAGACGGAACGGAACGGGCGCCTCTATTACGTGGTTCAAACCGGCGTCGGCCTCGGTCGTGCGAGTCAGGTTGCCCGATCGGTGCTCAGTGAGGGTGTATGGACGTTGGCCTTATCGACGGGATTTGCTTGCGCGCTGACGACGGCCGGCATCGGGGATCTGATTATCGGGTCAGAAGTCGTTTCGGTTGTTCATGATGGGCAAAGGATCAGGAGAGAAGGTCTCACTCCGTGCTCGCAGGACCAGTGTCTTCGTTTGCTTTCCGTCGGGCGAGAAGCCGGGATACCCGTGAAGAGCGGTACGATCGTGTCGACTCCACGAATCATCTGGCGAGCCGATGAGAAACGGGCCATACGCGATCTCACGGGCGCGGTCGGCCTCGACATGGAGAGTGCCGCATTGGCAGCCGTGGCGCACGAAAGCGGTATTCCAGTGGCAATCGTACGCACCGTGTCTGATCTTCTCAACGAAGATCTGCCTCTTGACTTCAATCTCTTTCTCAGGCCCACTGGGTGGCTCAATGGGTTGTGGGCGCTGATCGGCCATCCATCGAGCTTTGCGGGGTTAAATCGATTGCGAAGGCAGAGTCGGGTGGCTGCCGATCGACTGACTGATTTTTTCAAAGGGTATGCCGCGATGCCCAACGGCGTTCGATCGGCGGCCGGAGAATTCCAATGACGAATTTCACCGAGCATATTGGCACGGCTGTGTTGGCGCTCATCCGAGAAATGGGGAGGATGCTCATCTTTGTCGTGTCCGCGTTCGCATGGCTCATCCGTCCCCCGCTGCGCGTCGTCCAAATCGTCAAGCAATTGCATTTTATCGGGTATAAGTCGACCTTCGTCGTGGTCCTGACAGCCACGTTTACCGGCATGGTCTTGGCGCTGCAAGGATACTACTCGTTACGGAAGTTCGGTGCGGAAGGATGGCTCGGTTCCGCAGTTGCGCTCAGTATGATTCGAGAATTGGGGCCGGTCCTCGCCGCGCTGATGGTGACGGCACGGGCCGGGTCCGCCATGACCGCTGAAATCGGGATCATGCGAATTACCGAGCAGATCGACGCTCTCGATACGATGGCGATTAGCCCGCTGCAATACCTCATCGCCCCCAAGCTGGTGGCGGGCCTGATCGGAGTCCCGTTGCTCGTCGCGATCTTTGATGTGGTCGGGATCTACGGAGGCTATCTCGTCGGGGTGGATCTCTTGGGCGTGAACGCAGGTTCATACTGGAATTCAATGGAGTCGGCAGTGGAATGGAAGGATGTCTACGGGGGCATCCTGAAATCGATCAGCTTCGGGCTCATCGTCAGTTGGGTCTGCTGTTACAAGGGTTTTTACACGAGACAGAGCGCCGAAGGATTAGGGACCGCCACAACCGAGGCCGTGGTACTGTCGTCGGTGGTGATTCTCGTGTGGGATTATTTCCTCACGTCCGTCCTGATGTAAGCCATGATCAGACTGATCGGGGTCGAGAAGACGTTGGGAGGACAGCCGGTGTTGCAGGGAGTGGATTTGTCCATTCCACAGGGGAAACTCACGACGGTGATCGGGCGGAGCGGAGAAGGCAAGAGCGTCCTGCTGAAACACATGATCGGTCTATTGCAGCCCGATCGCGGAGAGGTCTGGGTCGACAACGTGGAGATATCGCGGTTGAAGGGAAGGAAACTCAATGACGTTCGGAAACGCTTCGCGATGTTGTTTCAGGGAGCTGCGCTCTTCGACTCTTTGACGGTCTTTGACAATGTAGCATTTCCGCTGCGGGAGAAGCTGCGGATGAAAGGGCATGATGTCACGAAGCGCGTCGAGGAAAAGCTCGATCAGGTTGGGTTGAACGGCATGGGACACAAGTTCCCTGCCGAACTGAGCGGAGGGATGCGAAAGCGCGCCGGACTCGCCCGTGCGTTGGTCATGGAGCCAGAGATCATTTTGTTTGACGAGCCAACGACCGGCCTTGATCCGCTGATGGTCAAATCCATTCACGACTTGATCGTTGCGACCCAGCGTCGATTCGGATTTACGGCCGTGATGGTCAGTCACGAGATTCCGGAGATATTTGGCATCTCCGATTGGGTGGCGATGCTACGAAGAGGAAAGATTGCTGCGATGGCACCGGCGAAAGAGTTTCAACAGACCACCGATGAAGAGATTAGAGAATTTATTTCCGTTGGAGGGACTGTTGCGATGCCGGCGGCCCACGACCGGTAACTAGAACGAAGGAGCGTTTATCATGGAAAAAGCCAAGCTGGAGCTAGTCGTCGGCATTTTCGTCTTGGCCGGGATCGCGTGTCTGACCTATCTCTCCATCAAGCTGGGCAAGTTGGAGCTCATCGGAGGGGATGTGTACGAGGTCGAGGCCCAGTTCAATACGGCGACCGGTTTAAAGCCAGGGGCATCCATCGAGATCGCCGGCGTGGAAGTCGGGCGAGTGAAAGGCATCACGCTGAGGGACGATCGGGCGGCGGTGTTGCTTACGGTGAACAACAGCGTGAAGCTGTATTCCGACACCATCGCCTCCATCAAGACGCGCGGTATTATCGGCGAGAAGTTCTTGCAGCTTTCTCCGGGAGGAGGAGGTGACCCGTTGAAACCCGGGGATATGATTCGAGACACGGAGTCGGGCCTCGACCTTGAGGAGTTGGTGAGCCAGTATGTTCATGGTAAAGTACAGTGATTTGCGGCCGGTAACGGCAGGACCGAGCGGAAGAGGAACTCTTATGACACCTATGCAAATGGTGAATCGCTGGTTACGGCGAAGCCTGGCATGCTTGTGTGGCCTCGGAGTTGTGGCGACATTGTTCCTTGCCGGATTGTCGTTCGACATGGCCTACGCTGGCCCACCGACGGATGCGATGAAGGGAACGATTGACGAGGTGCTGAGAATTCTCCGCGACAAGGAGTTGAAACAACCGGCGAAGGCCGATGAGCGGAGGCAGCTGCTGGAGAAAGTCGTCGGCGATCGGTTCGATTATCAAGAGATGTCAAGACGGGCGCTGGGGGCTCAGTGGAATACGCTGTCCGATAAGGACAAACAGGAGTTTGTTGGCTTGTTTAAATCTCTCTTGGTCAGTTCGTATGCCGACAAGATCGAGACCTATTCGGGGGAGGGTGTCCTTTACATCAACGAACGCACGGAAAAGGACTATGCCGAAGTCCGCACAAAGGTCCAGACCGGGAAAACCGATATCCCGCTCGACTACCGATTGCTCAACAAGTCCGGTGACTGGCGTGTGTACGACGTGGTGGTGGACGGCGTGAGTCTTGTGAATAACTATCGAGGACAATTTACCAAGATTCTCCGTTCTTCAGGCTACCCAGACTTAGTCGAGCAACTTCGTAAGAAATCCAATCACGTCAGCTCTCCATAGCTCCGTCCGGAACGTCCATGTACAACCTTCGCGGCTTTGTCGCCGTTGTACTGGTAGTTGTGGCGGCGAGTGCCGTTACGTGTCCGAACAACGTAGGAGCTGAGGCGCAGTACTTCCCGATCCCTTCCGTATCCACCAGCAAGAACGACGGCAACGATGCAGGGTTGCTCGTCCC
Above is a genomic segment from Nitrospiraceae bacterium containing:
- a CDS encoding ABC transporter substrate-binding protein, whose protein sequence is MTPMQMVNRWLRRSLACLCGLGVVATLFLAGLSFDMAYAGPPTDAMKGTIDEVLRILRDKELKQPAKADERRQLLEKVVGDRFDYQEMSRRALGAQWNTLSDKDKQEFVGLFKSLLVSSYADKIETYSGEGVLYINERTEKDYAEVRTKVQTGKTDIPLDYRLLNKSGDWRVYDVVVDGVSLVNNYRGQFTKILRSSGYPDLVEQLRKKSNHVSSP
- the mlaD gene encoding outer membrane lipid asymmetry maintenance protein MlaD, giving the protein MEKAKLELVVGIFVLAGIACLTYLSIKLGKLELIGGDVYEVEAQFNTATGLKPGASIEIAGVEVGRVKGITLRDDRAAVLLTVNNSVKLYSDTIASIKTRGIIGEKFLQLSPGGGGDPLKPGDMIRDTESGLDLEELVSQYVHGKVQ